One stretch of Pseudoalteromonas shioyasakiensis DNA includes these proteins:
- a CDS encoding tRNA (adenine(22)-N(1))-methyltransferase TrmK → MALSKRLSAIVDVVESGYDEIWDCCCDHGLLGIELLQQNKAQLIHFVDIVPELMQALNDKLVRFATNEQCARWQVHCQDVAMISPDPNKRHLVIIAGVGGELLVQFLAKIVGHHPGIHIDFIVCPVHHSYQVRRYLQTLSLGLVSEQLICENKRFYEIIAMSASSSKQVTRVGQQMWQLTSKEHQAYLKQLCAHYQRMLNQDAAYYQPVLDEYSALLL, encoded by the coding sequence ATGGCATTGAGTAAACGACTATCAGCCATCGTTGATGTGGTTGAATCAGGCTATGACGAAATCTGGGATTGCTGCTGCGACCACGGTTTGTTAGGAATTGAGCTTTTACAGCAAAATAAAGCACAGCTTATACATTTTGTTGATATTGTGCCTGAGTTGATGCAAGCACTAAACGACAAACTGGTGCGCTTTGCCACTAACGAGCAATGCGCTCGCTGGCAAGTTCATTGTCAGGATGTTGCGATGATTTCCCCTGATCCAAATAAACGCCATCTTGTTATTATTGCGGGTGTTGGTGGTGAGCTATTGGTGCAATTTTTAGCGAAGATTGTGGGTCATCACCCAGGTATTCATATTGACTTTATTGTTTGCCCTGTACATCACAGTTATCAAGTTCGCCGCTATTTGCAAACACTCTCATTAGGGCTCGTATCAGAACAGTTGATTTGTGAAAATAAACGCTTTTATGAAATCATAGCTATGAGTGCGTCATCATCGAAACAGGTTACTCGAGTTGGGCAGCAAATGTGGCAACTAACAAGTAAAGAGCACCAAGCCTATTTAAAGCAGTTATGTGCTCATTACCAACGCATGTTAAATCAAGACGCGGCTTATTATCAGCCAGTGCTTGATGAGTACTCAGCTTTATTATTGTAA